The following are encoded in a window of Spea bombifrons isolate aSpeBom1 chromosome 2, aSpeBom1.2.pri, whole genome shotgun sequence genomic DNA:
- the CIDEB gene encoding cell death activator CIDE-B — protein sequence MEFISNLAPGALLRSVSNVGSEITRRVKTASSPPQRPFRICSHDRSVRKGLTAGTLRELMAKAMDALFLTGIVSLVLEEDGTLLDTEDFFDTLGDGSVIMVLEKGQKWIPVKGVLSYSLQQEKPRNSKDIARITFDIYKLNPRDLFGSLNIKATFYGLYSMSCDFQCLGPKKVLREFLRFLSAALQGLGRVMLSASGVLRRLLEGADHWQPNRICEYEG from the exons ATGGAGTTTATATCAAATCTCGCTCCCGGGGCCTTGCTCag GTCTGTCTCGAATGTGGGCTCCGAAATAACACGCAGAGTGAAAACTGCCTCCTCACCACCACAGAGGCCTTTCCGCATCTGTAGCCATGACCGGAGTGTACGTAAGGGGCTCACGGCTGGGACCCTGAGGGAGCTCATGGCAAAA GCAATGGACGCTCTATTCCTAACTGGTATTGTGTCATTAGTGCTTGAGGAAGATGGGACATTACTGGATACAGAGGATTTTTTTGACACGCTAGGGGATGGTTCAGTGATCATGGTCCTGGAAAAGGGGCAGAAGTGGATTCCAGTAAAG GGTGTCTTGTCATACTCACTGCAGCAAGAAAAGCCAAGAAATAGCAAAGACATTGCTCGAATCACATTTGATATATACAAGCTCAACCCACGTGATTTGTTTGGAAGTCTTAATATAAAGGCCACATTTTATGGCCTGTACTCCATGAGCTGTGACTTTCAGTGTTTGGGTCCAAAGAAAGTCCTCAG gGAATTCCTGAGGTTCCTGTCTGCAGCTTTGCAAGGTTTGGGACGTGTAATGCTCTCAGCATCTGGGGTCCTGCGGCGTCTCCTAGAAGGAGCGGATCACTGGCAGCCAAACCGAATCTGCGAGTATGAGGGATGA
- the LOC128474936 gene encoding eosinophil peroxidase-like translates to MGVLCQKGPARSYSMACRLISLGLLLLFFADTTSQGEVGNIDGALINDCANEAKQLVDKAYKHTRDSLKVRVSKKTVNPADLMAYFKQPVAGSRNAIRAADYMDVTLQLMTEKVKNFIHRPFNITDLLTEKQMEILSQLTGCASQYIPKACTDSPYRTITGECNNRKNPRLGASNIGYLRLLPAQYEDDFSLPRGWTENKTFNGFPLPLTRAVSNEIVRFPTEDLTLDEGRTLMFMQWGQFSDHDLDLAAASPARSTFLKGVDCDTSCVRESPCFPLKIPPNDPRITNQSDCIPLFRSAPVCNLQSPVREQINVLTSFIDGSQVYGSDVPVAEKLRNNTNQLGLMAINENFTDNGFAFLPFDTVSGDLCITTNSSAGIPCFFAGDNRVSEQPGLTAFQTLFVREHNRIAAQLHKLNPSWSGETLYEETRKIVGGILQKITYNDWLPLLLGCDTKRVLPPYKSYSENVDPTVSNVFTIAFRMGHTLIQPFIYRLGDGYQPYMPEPQVPLHKTFFASWMVVTQGGIDPLLRGMIANRAKLNRQNQLVVDELREHLFEFVKRIGLDLSAINMQRGRDHGLPGYNAWRRFCGLSAPRNLNELAFVLRNRELAQKFMKLYGTPENIDIWVGGVAEPLVPGGRVGKLLTCLIGNQFRRARDGDRFFYENPSVFTTAQKKSIEQVTLARVICDNTNIKEVPRNVFMGNDYPRDFVNCSKIPALDLSPWKL, encoded by the exons ATGGGTGTGTTATGTCAGAAAGGACCGGCCAG ATCCTACAGTATGGCCTGCCGACTCATTAGTCTTGGACTTCTGCTACTGTTTTTTGCCGATACCACTTCCCAAG gtGAGGTTGGCAACATTGATGGAGCTCTTATTAATGACTGTGCCAATGAGGCAAAACAGCTGGTGGACAAGGCTTACAAGCATACACGTGACAG tttAAAGGTACGTGTTAGTAAGAAGACGGTGAATCCCGCTGACCTCATGGCTTATTTCAAGCAGCCTGTGGCTGGGAGCAGAAATGCCATCAGAGCCGCAGATTACATGGATGTCACGCTCCAGCTTATGACTGAGAAGGTTAAGAACTTCATTCATAGACCTTTTAATATCACAG ATTTGCTGACAGAAAAACAGATGGAAATTCTGTCTCAACTAACGGGCTGCGCTTCACAGTATATTCCGAAGGCTTGTACAGACAGCCCCTATCGTACCATCACCGGGGAGTGTAATAACAG GAAGAATCCCCGACTTGGAGCATCCAACATAGGCTATTTACGCTTGCTGCCAGCTCAGTATGAAGATGATTTTTCTCTTCCACGTGGCTGGACGGAAAATAAGACTTTCAATGGATTTCCCCTTCCCCTG actCGTGCGGTATCCAATGAGATTGTCCGTTTTCCTACAGAAGATTTGACTTTGGATGAAGGCAGGACCCTCATGTTTATGCAGTGGGGACAATTTTCAGACCATGACCTGGATCTTGCTGCAGCAAGCCCTGCAAGGTCAACTTTCCTTAAAGGTGTGGACTGTGACACCAGCTGTGTCCGTGAAAGCCCTTGCTTCCCTTTGAAG ATTCCTCCAAATGACCCTCGGATTACGAATCAGAGTGACTGCATCCCACTGTTCCGTTCCGCTCCAGTCTGCAACCTTCAGTCTCCAGTACGTGAGCAGATCAATGTGCTCACATCCTTCATTGATGGAAGTCAAGTTTATGGCAGTGACGTACCAGTTGCTGAAAAACTGCGCAACAACACTAACCAGCTGGGTCTTATGGCCATTAATGAGAACTTCACTGACAATGGATTTGCCTTCTTGCCTTTTGATACAGTTAGCGGAGATTTGTGTATCACAACAAATTCATCGGCTGGAATCCCTTGCTTCTTTGCAG GTGACAATCGGGTCAGTGAACAGCCTGGTTTAACAGCTTTCCAAACACTTTTTGTGCGGGAGCACAACCGCATAGCGGCTCAGCTGCACAAGTTAAACCCAAGTTGGTCGGGAGAGACTCTGTATGAAGAAACTCGGAAGATTGTTGGTGGCATCTTACAG aaaattaCATACAACGATTGGCTTCCTTTACTCCTGGGATGCGATACAAAAAGAGTCCTACCTCCATATAAATCTTATAGTGAGAATGTGGATCCAACAGTGTCCAATGTATTCACTATTGCCTTCCGCATGGGACACACCCTGATACAGCCCTTCATTTACAGGCTAGGTGATGGGTATCAACCTTATATGCCAGAACCTCAAGTCCCACTTCACAAGACATTCTTTGCCAGTTGGATGGTGGTGACACAAG GGGGAATTGATCCTCTACTCCGGGGTATGATTGCAAACCGAGCCAAACTGAACCGTCAGAACCAGTTGGTGGTTGATGAGTTGAGAGAACACCTCTTTGAGTTTGTTAAGCGCATTGGACTTGATCTATCAGCTATAAACATGCAAAGAGGCCGAGATCATGGTTTGCCAG GATACAACGCATGGAGGAGGTTCTGTGGTTTATCTGCACCTCGCAATCTGAATGAGCTGGCCTTTGTGCTGCGTAACAGGGAACTGGCTCAGAAATTCATGAAACTCTATGGGACGCCTGAAAACATTGACATCTGGGTTGGAGGGGTTGCTGAACCCCTGGTTCCTGGTGGAAGAGTTGGCAAGCTACTCACGTGTCTAATTGGGAACCAGTTCCGCAGAGCCCGGGATGGAGACAG ATTCTTCTATGAAAACCCCTCAGTGTTCACCACTGCTCAGAAAAAATCAATAGAGCAGGTGACTCTGGCACGCGTTATCTGTGACAACACGAATATTAAAGAGGTCCCTCGAAATGTCTTTATGGGGAACGACTACCCTCGAGATTTTGTGAACTGCTCCAAAATACCTGCGCTAGACCTGAGTCCATGGAAGTTATAG